Proteins from one Amycolatopsis endophytica genomic window:
- a CDS encoding MarR family winged helix-turn-helix transcriptional regulator yields MGRFHTLLDREVVTAVGKLGLSRSEFDVLTALLATAEGEARPGDLSTGLLLTTGGTSNILRRLERERLVERAGDSSDRRSYRIRLTPAGAARAGEALSLVDARLTRLLASMDIDAIRSGTEILHELLTQLGEDGPVHQF; encoded by the coding sequence GTGGGCAGGTTCCACACGCTCCTCGATCGCGAAGTTGTGACAGCAGTGGGGAAACTGGGGCTGTCCCGATCCGAATTCGACGTGCTCACCGCGCTGCTGGCGACGGCGGAGGGAGAAGCACGCCCGGGAGACCTGTCCACGGGGCTTCTTCTCACCACAGGAGGCACGAGCAACATCCTGCGCCGCCTGGAACGTGAACGGCTCGTCGAACGAGCGGGCGACAGCTCGGACCGGCGAAGCTATCGCATTCGCCTCACCCCCGCTGGTGCTGCCCGCGCAGGAGAGGCGCTGTCACTGGTCGACGCGCGGCTCACCCGGTTGCTCGCGTCGATGGACATCGACGCCATCCGGTCAGGTACCGAGATCCTGCACGAACTGCTGACACAGCTGGGCGAGGACGGTCCCGTCCACCAGTTCTGA